A single Paenibacillus sp. FSL R5-0517 DNA region contains:
- the nagZ gene encoding beta-N-acetylhexosaminidase: MKPLNELTLEQKVGQLLMCGFHGQHADEQITHLIRDYHIGGVIYFRRNVHSVDQLTKLSAELQDMAAASGAFPLMISVDQEGGMVARIDKEGMTQVPGNMALGATGNPEYTLACAQILGRELKSIGVDMNLAPVVDVNNNPLNPVIGVRSYGEHAESVAAHGVAAISGYQSQGIAATAKHFPGHGDTAVDSHLGMVTVPHDRNRLEQMELLPFRKAIEAGVDAIMTAHVMFPSIEPEPIPATLSRKVLTGLLREEMGFEGIIITDCLEMHAISKPYGVAEAAICAVEAGADLILVSHTLQDQVAAVEAIVQAVRTGRITEDIINKALERIITWKAARCGYPDTGLDSPKASETIEITDVEPVNDNESTEPSDPSERNESTLFKIASSSITIVHNDGLLPLDPEKDVHVIWPEVVQRTEVDEPWSHTESLGIALSQLRGRVREHKITTQPTYDEADRILAEVSESEQVIVCTYTSAGHLPKGQQYLVEKLSENHSLIVIALRNPYDLLEISRPGSYVCTYENTPAVVRALSQVLTGGLQPTGRLPVRLR, from the coding sequence ATGAAACCCTTGAATGAGCTGACATTGGAGCAAAAGGTAGGCCAATTGTTGATGTGTGGATTTCACGGTCAGCACGCAGATGAACAGATTACTCATTTAATTCGTGACTATCATATTGGAGGCGTCATTTATTTCCGCCGCAATGTGCACAGTGTAGATCAATTGACAAAGCTGTCCGCCGAACTGCAAGATATGGCTGCTGCATCGGGGGCATTTCCACTCATGATTTCGGTGGACCAGGAAGGTGGCATGGTTGCACGGATTGACAAAGAGGGAATGACTCAAGTGCCGGGTAATATGGCACTTGGTGCGACAGGCAATCCGGAATATACCCTGGCGTGTGCCCAAATTCTGGGGCGTGAGTTAAAAAGCATCGGTGTTGATATGAACCTTGCCCCCGTGGTTGACGTGAATAACAACCCGCTCAATCCGGTTATCGGTGTGCGTTCGTATGGTGAACATGCTGAAAGTGTGGCCGCTCATGGCGTAGCAGCCATCAGCGGATATCAATCACAGGGCATAGCTGCTACTGCCAAACATTTTCCGGGACATGGAGATACCGCCGTAGATTCTCATCTGGGTATGGTTACGGTACCTCATGATCGAAACAGATTGGAACAGATGGAGTTGTTGCCGTTCCGCAAGGCGATTGAGGCCGGAGTTGATGCTATTATGACAGCTCATGTGATGTTCCCTTCAATTGAGCCTGAGCCCATTCCGGCAACGTTGTCGCGTAAAGTTTTAACTGGTCTGCTACGCGAAGAAATGGGCTTTGAGGGCATTATTATTACAGACTGTCTAGAAATGCATGCAATATCCAAGCCGTATGGGGTAGCTGAAGCTGCCATTTGTGCTGTGGAGGCAGGAGCAGATCTGATTCTGGTAAGTCATACCCTGCAAGATCAGGTTGCTGCTGTTGAAGCCATTGTTCAAGCCGTTCGAACAGGGCGAATTACGGAAGATATCATTAACAAGGCACTGGAACGTATTATTACATGGAAGGCAGCGCGCTGCGGGTACCCGGACACTGGTCTTGATTCGCCTAAAGCAAGTGAAACGATCGAAATAACCGATGTTGAACCTGTTAATGACAATGAATCCACTGAACCCAGTGATCCCAGTGAACGAAACGAATCGACGCTGTTCAAGATTGCTTCAAGCAGCATTACCATCGTTCATAATGATGGACTACTGCCGTTGGATCCAGAGAAGGACGTGCATGTCATCTGGCCTGAGGTTGTGCAGCGGACAGAGGTGGATGAACCATGGTCCCATACAGAATCGCTTGGTATAGCGTTATCGCAACTGCGAGGCAGAGTTCGTGAACACAAGATTACAACTCAGCCTACTTATGATGAAGCAGATCGGATATTGGCTGAAGTGTCGGAGAGTGAGCAAGTTATCGTATGTACATACACATCTGCAGGGCATCTTCCGAAAGGGCAACAGTATTTGGTTGAAAAGCTGAGTGAGAATCATTCGCTGATTGTCATTGCTCTGCGCAATCCATATGATCTGCTGGAGATTTCGAGGCCGGGAAGTTATGTGTGTACTTATGAGAATACACCAGCAGTCGTCCGGGCACTGTCCCAAGTGTTAACAGGGGGACTGCAGCCAACAGGACGCCTGCCTGTCCGTTTGCGCTAG
- a CDS encoding metal ABC transporter ATP-binding protein: MQQIMPLCHDPIIEIEKLSFSYGDQRVIENLNFMAQERDFVGIIGSNGAGKTTLLRMLVGLLPPAQGDIKLFGESIRRFKDWERIGYVPQKNAFNPLFPATVREVVMSGLYNNKNMFRRMSRKCQQQCTDAMQVMRIEDLANKRIGQLSGGQQQRVFLARALINHPDLLILDEPTVGIDAESQASFFELITHMHEHHRMTFLMVSHDMDRMESYLGSEAAVTNGKINFHVRHSHEVQDCAETNLQHTTAQVR, translated from the coding sequence ATGCAGCAAATCATGCCACTATGTCATGATCCAATTATAGAGATCGAGAAACTATCATTTTCCTACGGGGACCAGCGAGTGATTGAGAATCTCAATTTTATGGCCCAGGAACGGGACTTTGTCGGGATTATCGGTTCCAATGGGGCGGGAAAAACGACATTGTTGCGTATGCTGGTAGGACTTCTTCCTCCTGCGCAGGGAGATATCAAGCTATTCGGAGAGTCGATCCGCAGGTTCAAGGACTGGGAACGAATCGGGTATGTACCTCAAAAGAATGCGTTTAATCCGTTATTCCCTGCAACTGTTCGTGAAGTGGTTATGTCCGGTTTGTACAATAACAAAAACATGTTCCGTCGTATGTCTCGCAAATGTCAGCAACAGTGCACAGATGCGATGCAGGTTATGCGGATTGAAGATCTGGCGAATAAACGAATTGGTCAATTGTCCGGTGGACAGCAGCAGCGTGTTTTTTTGGCACGAGCGCTTATCAATCACCCGGATCTGTTGATTCTGGATGAACCCACAGTAGGTATTGATGCCGAATCACAGGCCAGTTTCTTTGAATTGATTACCCATATGCATGAACATCACCGCATGACTTTTCTGATGGTGTCTCATGATATGGATCGGATGGAGAGTTATCTGGGTTCTGAAGCTGCCGTAACGAATGGCAAAATTAATTTCCATGTCCGTCATTCACACGAGGTACAGGATTGTGCAGAAACCAATCTGCAACATACCACTGCACAGGTACGCTAG
- the yidD gene encoding membrane protein insertion efficiency factor YidD: MKLSRRIAQAPIRVYRNYISPLTPPTCRFYPSCSAYAMEAIEVHGALKGSLLTAKRIAKCHPFHPGGVDLVPPKAEKSTLVSE; the protein is encoded by the coding sequence ATGAAGTTATCGCGCAGAATCGCTCAGGCACCCATTCGTGTGTACCGCAACTATATCTCTCCATTAACGCCGCCAACATGTCGGTTCTATCCGAGCTGTTCGGCTTATGCCATGGAGGCGATTGAAGTGCACGGTGCGCTCAAAGGCTCGTTGTTAACAGCGAAACGTATTGCCAAATGTCATCCGTTTCATCCAGGTGGTGTAGATCTGGTGCCACCAAAGGCGGAGAAGTCTACTCTGGTATCCGAGTAA
- a CDS encoding stalk domain-containing protein: MNLKKKLSILTAFAVFQAFAVIPANAQSADQSDTTPVNTAKVKSVEVVKKEQTIAESEVKSETNTPTSNNETTEEGNPETNVPTGTDVTPVDPVEEPTDEEGTAEETPSPAPVEVEQPSTGSSSVAGGGGGDLTLYMNSNKMMQDGKTYLAGQPMAVKNGVSYVAIRALVDRVGYDVKYDNTTKETIIISGEDELRFKTNSKIYTVNGVSRTMKGAAYQQKNTFMVPLTSITQALDITYKVNQSAKTVVLNLSTKPVASFTVQKEVFAGEQVTYTTRSSSPKGLSIVDERWTGRQDSFDQPGVYTVTYAVQDSSGQWSDPYSVTIKVERPNLPPVAMFTTDKEEYKMGEKITYIDQSTDDENAIVKTEWDNNALAFFVPGPKTVTITVTDKHGASDSYTKMINITGETLYSLSDFNQLFTPVGEKFTFDGGGVPALEKVPFTYYDEPSLLIRSNSPETVNTEGIVYKESSFGQTRFMIHHVNNTGKNVKMYVVATNNNAYTASIEQQNMGFAGPSPFATVAGKLSIDRWFQSMQNGTGQKKVYIQPGESKLILNDLSVLPMKQGQVISLYSDVFSDYELDYNIIMIEENKDPMEVLSSLPVLDRDGVHNRGTYPNATRIITYDQEIGSKPARLPLGDNASDPNLVGTDPMAYTEASNAGNFGVLYKITLNNVAPRTLISFNPRGGRYSGVALVNGQVVQISTGKSVTAPNEQSVMYRTGSYGESVTILFSAAPGSNLPVNLLFTPLPAEK; this comes from the coding sequence ATGAATTTGAAGAAGAAATTGTCCATACTTACCGCTTTTGCTGTTTTTCAGGCGTTTGCAGTGATTCCTGCCAATGCACAGTCAGCAGATCAGAGCGATACTACACCAGTGAATACAGCCAAAGTTAAATCCGTGGAGGTTGTGAAGAAAGAACAAACCATCGCGGAATCCGAAGTGAAATCCGAAACAAACACGCCAACATCAAATAATGAAACAACTGAAGAAGGGAATCCGGAAACCAATGTTCCTACTGGAACAGATGTTACTCCAGTTGATCCGGTAGAGGAACCGACGGACGAAGAAGGTACAGCTGAGGAAACACCATCACCTGCACCAGTAGAAGTAGAGCAACCGTCTACGGGGAGTTCATCTGTTGCTGGAGGCGGAGGTGGAGACCTTACTCTTTATATGAACAGTAATAAAATGATGCAAGATGGCAAAACATATCTTGCCGGGCAGCCAATGGCTGTTAAAAATGGTGTATCCTATGTAGCTATTCGTGCTCTCGTTGATCGGGTTGGCTATGATGTCAAATACGATAACACAACCAAAGAAACGATCATTATTAGTGGTGAAGATGAGCTGCGTTTCAAAACCAACAGCAAGATCTATACCGTTAATGGTGTGTCCAGAACGATGAAGGGCGCGGCTTATCAACAAAAAAATACGTTCATGGTGCCGTTGACTTCAATTACACAGGCTCTGGACATTACGTATAAAGTAAATCAATCTGCCAAAACGGTTGTATTGAATCTGAGTACCAAACCGGTAGCAAGCTTCACGGTACAAAAAGAGGTCTTTGCCGGAGAGCAGGTAACCTACACCACCAGATCCAGCTCTCCCAAGGGACTCAGCATTGTAGATGAGCGTTGGACAGGCCGTCAGGATTCATTCGACCAACCAGGTGTATACACAGTAACCTATGCGGTTCAGGATTCAAGTGGTCAATGGAGCGATCCGTATTCGGTTACGATTAAGGTTGAAAGACCGAATCTGCCACCTGTCGCAATGTTTACGACAGATAAAGAAGAATACAAAATGGGTGAGAAAATCACTTATATTGATCAAAGCACAGATGATGAGAACGCAATTGTTAAAACCGAATGGGATAATAATGCACTTGCATTCTTTGTTCCAGGACCGAAGACCGTAACGATTACAGTTACCGATAAACATGGTGCTAGTGATAGCTACACCAAGATGATCAACATTACGGGCGAAACGCTGTATAGTTTGTCCGACTTCAATCAATTGTTCACACCAGTTGGTGAGAAGTTCACTTTTGACGGTGGTGGAGTACCCGCATTGGAGAAAGTACCTTTCACTTATTATGATGAACCCAGTCTGCTGATCCGCAGTAACAGCCCGGAAACCGTGAATACAGAAGGCATTGTGTACAAGGAATCTTCCTTCGGACAGACACGATTCATGATTCACCATGTGAACAACACGGGCAAAAACGTGAAAATGTATGTTGTAGCGACAAACAACAATGCATACACGGCGTCCATTGAACAACAAAACATGGGCTTTGCAGGACCATCTCCTTTTGCAACGGTAGCTGGAAAGTTGTCCATTGATCGTTGGTTCCAGTCCATGCAGAATGGCACAGGACAAAAGAAAGTGTACATCCAGCCAGGAGAAAGCAAGCTGATTCTTAATGATCTGAGCGTTCTTCCGATGAAACAGGGACAAGTCATTTCCTTGTATTCGGATGTATTCAGTGACTATGAACTGGATTATAACATTATCATGATCGAAGAAAACAAGGACCCGATGGAAGTGTTGTCGAGCCTGCCGGTTCTGGATCGTGATGGTGTTCACAACCGCGGAACGTACCCGAATGCAACACGGATCATCACGTATGATCAAGAAATAGGATCGAAGCCTGCACGTCTTCCACTTGGAGACAATGCAAGTGATCCGAACCTTGTGGGAACGGACCCGATGGCTTACACAGAAGCTTCCAACGCAGGTAACTTCGGTGTATTGTACAAAATTACATTGAATAATGTTGCTCCGCGCACGTTGATTTCATTTAACCCTCGTGGAGGCAGATACTCAGGTGTGGCACTCGTGAACGGACAAGTTGTTCAGATTTCCACAGGTAAATCTGTAACTGCACCTAATGAGCAAAGCGTAATGTATCGCACAGGTTCATACGGCGAGAGTGTAACGATTCTCTTCTCGGCGGCACCAGGAAGTAACTTGCCTGTTAACCTGCTGTTCACGCCGCTTCCGGCTGAAAAGTAA
- the metG gene encoding methionine--tRNA ligase, which yields MKEEKSFMADQKTFYLTTPIYYPSDKLHIGHAYTTVAGDAMVRYKRLRGYDAHYLTGTDEHGQKIERKAQEKGQTPQAFIDDIVVGIKELWNKLDISNDDFIRTTEERHKTVVQDIFDRLLKQGDIYKGEYEGWYSIPDETYYTETQLVDVEKNEKGEIISAKSPDSGHPVELVKEESYFFRMSKYADRLLKYYEENPGFIQPESRKNEMINNFIKPGLEDLAVSRTTFEWGVKVKGDPKHVVYVWIDALSNYITALGYGSSDASLYNKFWPADVHLVGKEIVRFHTIYWPIMLMALDLPLPKKVFAHGWLLMKDGKMSKSKGNVVDPVTLIDRYGLDALRYYLLREVPFGSDGTFTPESFVERVNSDLANDLGNLLNRTVAMVDKYFEGKAPAFASNVTEFDASLEEAGHATVEKVEQAMENLQFSVALTAISQFVSRTNKYIDETQPWALARDEAKRDELASVMAHLIESLRIASILLQPFLTRAPHKIWAQLGIQEGELTAWDTAKQWGLVPAGNALQKGDPIFPRLDSEQEIAYISEAMTGGQKAAQPEASQAEAGASAAVEPVTAPEGTEEIGIDDFAKVELRVAQVISCEPVKKADKLLKLQLDLGYEQRQVVSGIAKFYSPEEMVGRKVICVTNLKPVKLRGELSQGMILAASHGDQLTLATVPDSMPNGAQVK from the coding sequence TTGAAGGAGGAGAAGTCATTCATGGCTGACCAAAAAACATTTTATCTGACAACCCCGATTTATTATCCGAGTGACAAATTGCATATTGGGCACGCGTATACAACTGTGGCGGGAGATGCGATGGTTCGTTACAAGCGTCTGCGTGGTTATGATGCTCATTATCTGACAGGAACCGATGAACATGGCCAGAAGATTGAGCGTAAGGCCCAGGAGAAAGGACAGACTCCGCAAGCTTTTATCGATGATATCGTTGTGGGAATCAAGGAACTATGGAACAAGCTGGACATTTCCAATGACGACTTTATCCGTACAACTGAAGAGCGTCACAAAACCGTCGTTCAGGATATCTTTGACCGTTTGCTGAAACAGGGAGATATCTACAAAGGTGAGTATGAAGGCTGGTACAGCATTCCAGATGAGACGTATTACACAGAGACTCAACTGGTGGATGTAGAGAAGAATGAGAAGGGCGAGATTATCTCAGCCAAGAGCCCGGATAGCGGACACCCCGTTGAATTGGTCAAAGAAGAATCCTACTTCTTCCGTATGAGCAAATATGCAGATCGTTTGTTGAAATATTATGAAGAGAACCCGGGCTTTATTCAGCCGGAATCCCGTAAGAACGAGATGATCAACAACTTCATCAAGCCGGGTCTTGAAGATTTGGCTGTATCACGTACTACATTTGAATGGGGCGTCAAAGTTAAAGGCGATCCAAAACACGTGGTCTACGTATGGATTGATGCACTGTCCAACTATATTACAGCTCTGGGCTATGGTTCATCCGATGCATCCCTGTATAACAAGTTCTGGCCTGCGGATGTACATCTGGTAGGTAAAGAAATTGTTCGTTTCCATACGATCTACTGGCCAATTATGTTGATGGCATTGGATCTGCCTTTGCCGAAGAAAGTGTTCGCACATGGCTGGTTGTTGATGAAGGATGGCAAGATGTCCAAATCCAAAGGCAATGTGGTTGATCCAGTGACTCTGATTGACCGCTATGGTCTCGATGCACTGCGTTATTACCTGCTGCGTGAAGTACCGTTTGGTTCCGATGGTACGTTTACACCGGAGAGCTTCGTAGAACGTGTAAACTCCGACCTTGCGAACGACCTGGGTAACCTGTTGAACCGTACAGTTGCCATGGTAGACAAATATTTTGAAGGCAAAGCCCCTGCGTTTGCATCGAATGTAACGGAATTTGATGCTTCGCTGGAAGAAGCAGGCCATGCTACAGTAGAAAAAGTGGAACAGGCGATGGAAAACCTGCAGTTTTCCGTAGCACTGACGGCGATCAGCCAATTTGTCAGCCGCACCAATAAATACATTGATGAGACGCAGCCATGGGCGCTGGCTCGTGATGAAGCAAAACGCGATGAATTGGCATCCGTTATGGCTCACCTGATCGAAAGCTTGCGCATTGCTTCAATTCTGTTGCAACCGTTCCTGACACGTGCTCCGCATAAAATCTGGGCACAGCTTGGCATTCAGGAAGGTGAACTCACGGCGTGGGATACAGCCAAGCAATGGGGGCTTGTTCCGGCTGGAAACGCTTTGCAAAAAGGTGATCCAATCTTCCCGCGTTTGGATTCCGAACAGGAAATTGCCTATATCTCAGAAGCGATGACTGGCGGCCAAAAAGCGGCACAGCCTGAAGCAAGTCAAGCAGAGGCTGGAGCTTCGGCAGCTGTTGAACCGGTAACTGCACCTGAAGGTACGGAAGAGATCGGCATTGACGATTTTGCTAAAGTTGAACTGCGTGTGGCTCAAGTCATCTCCTGTGAACCTGTCAAAAAAGCGGATAAGTTGCTGAAATTGCAGCTCGATCTGGGTTATGAGCAGCGCCAGGTTGTCTCTGGAATCGCAAAGTTCTATTCGCCAGAAGAGATGGTTGGACGCAAAGTCATCTGTGTAACTAACCTCAAACCGGTGAAACTTCGTGGTGAACTGTCTCAAGGTATGATCCTTGCTGCATCCCATGGCGACCAGCTTACACTTGCTACAGTACCAGACAGCATGCCTAATGGCGCACAAGTAAAATAA
- a CDS encoding metal ABC transporter substrate-binding protein — protein sequence MKLLWTGFLILSLLVLSACGQDNSKSATIVEGKVNVVTTFYPVYAFTAAIGGEDANVINLLPTGVEPHDWTPKSQDIVNTSKAQLFFYNGAGLEGWVPNFLKSLNSDTKVKSVAVSEGVKLLTAEGDDGHGHGEEHEDEHADEATSEEDVADHHIDPHTWVSPKSAMIMAENIKNSLVEADPDHTAGYEQRYEELRTKLETLDQHFTDELAKVPNKEIVVSHQAFGYLARDYGLTQHAIMGLSPDAEPTGQDIVKLAKLVKDEGIKYIFFEELVSDKLAKTLASEAGVETMVLNPVEGLTKEQATNGDDYFTLMEKNLQNLLIALK from the coding sequence ATGAAGTTACTGTGGACTGGTTTCCTTATTCTCAGTTTACTGGTATTGTCTGCATGTGGGCAGGATAACTCCAAGAGTGCGACGATTGTAGAAGGTAAGGTAAACGTGGTGACGACATTTTATCCTGTGTATGCTTTTACAGCTGCAATTGGTGGTGAAGATGCCAATGTTATTAACCTGCTGCCAACAGGAGTAGAACCACATGACTGGACTCCAAAGAGTCAGGATATTGTCAATACGTCCAAGGCACAGTTGTTTTTCTATAATGGAGCTGGACTGGAAGGATGGGTGCCTAATTTCCTAAAGTCGTTGAATAGCGATACAAAGGTGAAGTCTGTTGCCGTCAGCGAAGGCGTGAAGCTGTTGACCGCAGAGGGTGACGATGGGCACGGTCACGGCGAAGAGCATGAAGACGAACATGCAGATGAGGCTACCAGTGAAGAAGATGTCGCTGATCATCATATTGATCCACATACGTGGGTTAGTCCAAAATCTGCTATGATCATGGCTGAAAACATCAAAAATAGTCTGGTTGAGGCAGATCCTGATCACACAGCAGGTTACGAACAACGTTATGAAGAGCTTCGTACCAAGCTTGAGACGCTGGATCAGCATTTTACAGATGAATTGGCTAAAGTGCCAAACAAGGAAATTGTTGTCTCGCACCAGGCCTTCGGCTACCTTGCGCGTGATTATGGACTAACTCAGCATGCCATTATGGGACTTTCCCCGGATGCTGAACCGACAGGGCAGGATATTGTGAAACTTGCGAAACTGGTTAAAGATGAAGGCATTAAGTACATTTTCTTCGAAGAGCTGGTATCTGACAAATTGGCGAAAACACTGGCAAGTGAAGCAGGAGTGGAGACTATGGTTCTTAACCCTGTTGAAGGATTGACCAAGGAGCAGGCAACCAACGGGGATGATTATTTCACCCTGATGGAGAAAAATTTGCAAAATCTGCTGATCGCATTAAAATAA
- a CDS encoding Fur family transcriptional regulator: MLSTEQIISTMSSQGLRITDQRKTLARLFAESPGYLTPKDVYEYMGKTYSGLSFDTVYRNLRVMQELGVLEQVIFEDGVKFKAHCSEDHHHHHMICLKCQKTYPIIFCPMQLADAPEQFQVVDHKFEVFGYCKDCAEHAPAKAASGHHAHGKH; this comes from the coding sequence ATGCTGTCGACAGAACAGATTATTTCGACTATGTCCTCACAGGGGCTCCGCATTACTGATCAGCGGAAAACACTGGCCCGGTTATTTGCCGAGTCCCCCGGGTATCTTACACCCAAGGACGTCTATGAATATATGGGTAAGACTTACAGCGGACTGAGTTTTGACACAGTATATCGGAATTTGCGGGTGATGCAGGAACTGGGTGTACTGGAACAGGTCATCTTCGAAGATGGCGTTAAATTCAAAGCACACTGTAGTGAAGATCATCATCACCATCATATGATCTGTCTGAAGTGTCAGAAGACGTATCCTATTATTTTTTGCCCGATGCAGCTTGCGGATGCGCCTGAACAATTTCAGGTTGTGGACCACAAGTTTGAGGTGTTTGGCTATTGCAAGGACTGTGCTGAGCATGCTCCTGCCAAAGCGGCGTCGGGACATCACGCTCACGGGAAGCACTGA